A section of the Streptosporangium brasiliense genome encodes:
- a CDS encoding GntR family transcriptional regulator: MRDSAETVPSRQIAENLRADIASGVLPPGGRLPPVRDLAESYGVSRNTATKAIAILKAEGLVTARPGSGAYVREPYPIRRLGPDRYARHRWQITTVDAYADTNKDSASAQQQGGQTQEVDLVEADEAVAAALGVDVGSQVYERARVMTRGGVPTHTMASYYRQEDVEGTSIVDSRPGIAGRGGGFAVLAERGFDPNEITEDLSARMPTTEEALLLELPAGEPVVEVRRTTRTVDGRVIEYARGVHAASRFTWSYTYPIPD, from the coding sequence ATGCGAGACAGTGCAGAGACGGTTCCGTCGCGGCAGATCGCAGAGAACCTGCGAGCCGACATTGCCAGCGGCGTACTGCCCCCTGGCGGGCGCCTTCCTCCGGTACGGGATCTCGCCGAGAGCTACGGCGTCAGCCGTAACACGGCGACCAAGGCCATAGCGATCCTGAAGGCTGAAGGGCTGGTGACAGCGCGGCCGGGGTCTGGGGCGTACGTGCGGGAGCCCTATCCGATTCGCCGACTGGGCCCTGATCGATACGCCCGCCACCGGTGGCAGATCACCACAGTCGATGCCTACGCCGACACCAACAAGGACAGTGCATCCGCACAGCAGCAAGGTGGCCAGACTCAAGAGGTCGACCTGGTAGAGGCTGATGAGGCCGTGGCGGCCGCGCTCGGCGTAGACGTCGGATCGCAGGTGTACGAGCGCGCTCGGGTGATGACCCGCGGAGGTGTGCCTACGCACACCATGGCCTCGTACTACCGGCAGGAGGACGTCGAGGGCACGTCGATCGTCGATTCCAGGCCAGGCATCGCTGGCCGTGGCGGCGGTTTCGCCGTCCTGGCTGAGCGTGGATTCGACCCGAACGAGATCACAGAGGATCTATCGGCCCGGATGCCTACGACTGAAGAGGCTCTTCTCCTGGAGCTGCCAGCAGGGGAGCCGGTCGTAGAGGTACGCCGCACGACCCGAACCGTTGACGGCCGGGTGATCGAGTACGCCAGAGGCGTCCATGCCGCGTCACGGTTCACGTGGTCATACACGTACCCGATCCCGGATTGA